The window GATTACTTTCAGAAATTAATGGGATTACACAAAGCAAATTAGTTTCCAACTGAACACccactgcttcacatctgtgttcaCTGTACACACGTgctaacatacatacatacatacagtacatgcattctctctctctcactcacacacacacacacacacacacacacacacacagaattgaATCAGTGCAAGTGTTATTGGTTTGATTGCCATGAATATGTGCTAAGGAAATAGAGCGAGCTACTGTATTGCTGTGGGATGTTgggatttatatttatttaaagtatttggCACAAAATGAGTCATCTTTATTGATGCTATTTAAAACAGTTtcttctctgctgctgcttgttTGAGCTATCAGCAATCAGCAAAACGATAGTGGATGGTGGGCATGTCGTGTTAACTCACCTACAGTAGCAGTAGAACGTCCAACACCAAGCCtctaaatacataaacactCCACTAATTCTCACATGCAAAACATACAAAACCAGGCCTGCAGtaactgtgttgttgtgtaaACTGTAACACCCAGGGATGATAGTCAGTGGGAAAATGGGCAGCTTTAGGTGTGAGCATGCTTGAGGTGTACTGCAGTTACGCCCTATCTCTGTCAGACTTTCACACCTCATTAAAGAGCAGCTCTCTCCTCTGCTGTTTCCTGAGGTCCATTTTCTTCACAGCCACCTGCTTGCCGCTGTGTTTCTCGCTGGCGATGCACACGATGCCTGTGGAGCCCTCGCCGATTTTGATAAAGCTGTCCAGGTATTCCCGAGGGTCGCCTGTaggcaaacacaaacaaagctcaattattattattattattattattattattattatgtaaggCCTTTCAGTGTCCCTTTGTATTGTCCATTTCTCACCTGGGTTGACCACCAGTTGAAGTGCAGCTCTGAATTGCTCATGAGAGACTCTAGAGGGTTGAGTGTCGGAGCTGGAGCCCCAGGAAGGAGGCGGGTAGGCCCCTGGGGGGATGTAGGGTGATGAAGGCTGTGAGtaggccccctgtatttaaaacagagtgacagaggaaaagaaagaggctATAAAATAGTGTTGATATATTCCTACATGAATTTTAGTTaatttttagtttagtttaaaggGACCTTTGAGCTGACAATGGAATGAATCTTGACTGGTCTTGGTCTAGTTTGGTTTGTCAAATTCATGCAGCAAACACCCACTCAACTAAGTGGAAGTGACTTCCAAAGCAACATAATATGCATTAGTTTACCCTAATCTATAGCACAATCATCAATGTCCTGTGAAAACCATTGATCTCCAAAATGTCATGATTTTTGGCCTGTTTCCAGacaattcaatgttttttttcctgtgagtTTATTTGCCTTAAGAAACAGAATTATTTTGTCAAATCAATGAGGAATACCCAATATTTCAGTTTCTCCAAATATGGAGATACATGGTTTAACTGGGCAGTGACGATATTGTTTTATCAAGATGTTTTATTAATATGGAGTAATCCCattcaaattacattaaaatgatTGTAAGTGCATGGGCCTTAAAAAGCCTGATAGGAGCGTCTCTCAAATGTTTATCATCACACATGGAAGGGAACATAATGAACATCCTGTACCTGAGGGGTGTACGGTGGGCTGGGCTGGGAGGGGGGGTGGTGGTAGGGGGAAGGTTTGTAATGGTGAAAGACAGGAGGGTAGGGCAGGTGGGCCGGCGGGTAGCCAGGTGGCTTGATGTGGCTCTGAGGCTGCTTAAGGGGCCCCCGGGGATAGGTGTCACCACTGGTAACCTGAGGACTGCCGTCCCGTGCAGGACGCTCGTAGTCACCCTGGAAGAGAGAGGACAAGGACAAGGTTATTTGATTGGTGTTTGATCCACCAATTTCAGAAGAAGAGTAAAGTATACTTTAttagatatattatataattatatttgtattcactgtaaatgtttttttcactcaGTTTTCACTGCTATATGctataatatttattatattaggGAGCATCACAGGATTTGGTTTGGCAGTGCCGAGGAGGCTGCCATACTTGGTCCTTGCAGGGTCTTGTATCAGTGACCCTGCGGTCAGTCTCgactgactgagctactaccacccccaaGAACACTGTCCACTTACACAGGCGCTGAACTTGTGTATactgtgtactgtactgtgctGTATGCATGTAAATGCAGGGCCACACACACTGtccagagtaaaaaaaaaaagctctacTTCCAGGGATGTCTGCAGGTACATTAGCCCTTGACAGACCTAACAGAGGACATTTAATCCACAGGACAGGGACCATATTTTATCATTAGCACCCCACAATGCTCCTCAACTACTCCATTCATCAACCAAGAGTCCAGGGAGCATCCAGATCTGGGACACACCTCTTCCTTAGAGTGGCTTTATGTAACTTCCAGTTTGTGCTGATTCTAGCGgccgctttggacaaaagcgtAGTGTTTTTACGACACCTGCTGTtgtaaaggtcttttctttatGGTGCTTTATTGCCCGCGGTAGATTACTGAGTTAGCGTTGCTGTTAACCATATAGTTGTGATGAATGTTGTGCTtggacagaaaatcattcatttacaagaGAATGCGATACAGgtgcattgttgcatttcaagtgttggaTACAGTAACAaagcctactttggatgtatcGGGAGCTAAACCGGGTAttactgtcactgtgtcacgagctaaagcattaagagtttgttgtagcaaccatCGTCATAATAACTTAATTTAATGTAgcacatttcatgaaacccacaGACACTTTACATGAGTACAGGGGGACAAGTGAAGaggccaacacaaacagagactggaaaaaaaatgatgatgattCTGTGATGGCCCAGCCCCAGTATCAGCcctaacttctaaaataaaagtaaaatacaatcctatataaagaaatctcctgctacccTTTATCTGGCTGGATACAACATCACAGGCGTTTCCAGTGTTTTCTGTGACCTGTCAGAAAGTGTGACTGTAGCGCCGTCGACCTGCCATgaatcattttgtgactttgcggGGAAACACGAACCCAGGcaaagaaattaataaaaactatagaAAAACAGTGTTCTTAACATGCTGTTAGAGGACATTTATGATCATAAAGAAGATTCAGAAGCAACTTAAAGATCCTAGAAACACCGGAGTCTCCTTTAAAGCAGGGCTGGAGCATGGAGCATGGAGcatgaagcacacacacacacacacacacacacacacacacacacacacacacacacacacacacacacacacacacacacacacacacagagcttaaCTCTGAGAGAACTATTAAAAGCTCAGTTGTATGACTCAGCTGAACTGGTCTGACTCATAATAGGCCTGACCTACACACAAAAAGCTCATTGTATCTATGTACTATGTCATACTATGCCAGTTTATagctaataaaaaaactaaatagtgGGAAATGCTGGTGGTATTTAATCCTTATTGGCATGTATAATGTAGAGTATTATGGATTGCCAGAGAAAAGtcatttacaaaatataaatttgGCTTGGTTGAAGTGATGAAATCAATTTGGCATGTTCAGGTGCTAAACAGTCCCATTAACACATAACATACCAGCAGAGAAATGAAAGGGCTTCAACATGCATAAAAAGAAAGtatgttatttttaaattttttaaatgtaacaacaaaaaatataatagtGTGATTGCTAAATCTCAATAGTGCAGGGTGGACTATTCAGAATAAACAGACAGAGGTGGATCAAGCTGCCTCCCCCCTGCagagattaaattaaattaccttTACCACACCTCCCAAAAATGTTCTTCAACCAGCATGACTGACAGACTAATTAAAGAAACTCCTCTTgtatttgtttctctctctgtgcctaTCACTCGCTTTctttacacatacacagaaacacacacatagacacacacacaggacaggaGGAGTAGTCCTGATGTGTAGGGATGGTGTAAAATTACATGGTGTGAACTCTTTTAATCAATCACTCTCAGCCAGTTGTGGGGGGGCTGATGGGACAGTCTCATGCCCCCCTATCATTGACCGGCACTGCTGGCTGGCTGTCAGCCAGGGGTCTCCTGATCCATGTTGGTTAAACGTGCATTAATCTGAGTTTGGCAGGGTAATCAACAACCTAACTCAACTGTGAAATTGAATTCCGCGCTGGAACATCGTTCGGCCAGTTTTATGCTAAGGCTGCAGAAAGGGAAAGTGCTGCAACATCAATTTGTCACCGAGAGCTGCTGCACTGagcgagagagtgagagaaaagagagaggaaggaagacagagagcgcgtgtgtgtgtgcatgtgtgtttgggtctgagtgtctgtgtgtggccaAGTCTCCGTGCTGTCTGCTGTTACATCCCCACCGGCTCCCAACAGCAGGCAAAAAGAAGGATTTACTTCAGTGGTGTGAGTGGGctgaaagagggaaagagaagaaaaggaagagaatGCGAGAGGAGATAGAGAGGGGCGGGTTTGTTACAAGGTCCATGAGCCGAGAAGAATAGTAATTCTTAAGCTGCCAGATGACTccgtgttttttctttttattcatacCACTGCTGCAGAATCTCCAACCATCACAAGACAAATTAGGGTGCATTGATTCCTCAGCCCACTTTTCACTATGacctattttctattttatttaggaTTTGACAAAACACTGCATAGAACATCATATATTAACAATACACCTTATATAGTCTGATGGAGATTATGTCTTTTAGTAGTTTAGTATTTTTGGATCATTATACAAGCTGCATCCTGTTAAATCTTTACATTCccttcacatactgtacatttccagGAGAGCAAATGTGCCTCCTCAAGCACGACTCTGAAAGTGGTAATAAGAAACAATATGTAAGAAAAATGACCTTCCCCTGCATCAAGCCAATCCTGCTTCCCTTGCACTCTCTGTGGCTGTTTTTCTATAAGTGGTTATTTACTGAAGCATGCAGGTTAAATGGTTTTTCATCAAGGCACCCTGGGATCTACATCAGCGAACTTAGCTTCCTTTCAGTTACTGGTCTCACTGTGTGTTAAGGAGGGATGGTGGACCTTCTACAATGGGCCTAATAGGGCACTGAATTCTTTAGACAATGATATTATATGGAGAACACCTTATAGAGTGACCAGTGTTTTTGTGACTTACCCCTGCTTGCATTTAACCTATTCTAGTATATTTTACTGTAACTAACACAGTTCTGCACAATAATATTATATAGTATAAAAGAATCACCATGAGAAAATAATACTGGAACGTGTAATGTTATATGTAATGTAACATATGGTTACATTACACAGCCACTAATTCATGGAAGATTTGTTTGCTCTTGTCTGTGGAGTCTGGAATCTCTCGAGTACCTCTCCCACTGCTCCACTGGAGCACATCGCAGGCTGCATCCCACTCTCCCAGTGCCAGCATACTTACACTGCAGGTGTTTCATACACGATGGGAAGCTAAAAGCTATGAAACATGACATTAACAGCAAGTCATGTGGCTGgacaaaaacaatcaaattgTACCTGTACATTATTTTCTCACGTCAATAATATTTTCCTGGCTACCTGCCGAGTATAATCTAACCTAATAATTGGCCCTTTTCTCATCTTTGAGGTGCTAATCTGcaaaaatctgttgttttttagtgACATCTTTGATTAAGAGCACCCATGATACGAGATTGTATTGATGGCTACGATTAATATCCGTATCTAGTTTTATTCTCTACATACGGAACACAGCTTCTATGCAGATGACACACAGCTGTGTAACTGTAACCTTTGTAACACATTTAACGTGACCTAAAATTTGCCTAATAGATATTTAATTGCCATAGTAACAGCTaccttgttttgttcttttgacGCACCAAGCTAGTATcatacattgttgttgttgtaatcaCAGTATATATTTTCGGGTTGcaatttttgccttttttaaaaagagTTCTGCACAAATTTTAACAACAAAGTTTTGTTACTCCAATTTAAGCCTCTCTTTGTTTGTTACAGTATTtaacatatattttatatttaagaaaaatatattatattttagaaTTTTGTATAATGTTCTACTTTTTCTTTGAGGTTTTTGAATTTTTAGGTTATATACAATTTtatcataataaaaacacacaatcactATCTAAATGTGGCGGATTGTTACAGTTTTAGTCTACTTTTGACCTCCTGATTTTAGTATTCTCATTTTCTTTCCCACTCTCTTACAGCAATGCCATTGCCTTTTACTTCTTTCTTTGTTCTCTACATTCCTTTGTGCCTCTCTTTGTCTAGTCTAGTTCTCTTTGTGTAATTCAGAGTTTTCTGGTCGATGGTCAGTGGGAGCATTAATTGATCTGTGTGCAGAGACAGTGGCTTCTGAAGAGGGGTATTTCTGTATGTTGCAGCGCCTGCCTCCTTCAGGGAAGAGAAGATTAACAGCTGACAATATCTGACAGGAAGGCCCAGAAAAATGTATACTGTAGAGCGAGAATGAGAAGCAGAAaaatagggagagagagagaaagaaagatgacTGAATATTTGAAAGAGATTGCAGATGGATGGGAGGTTGGACTAAATGTGTGGATTCATCTGTGtaattttctctgaaatgtttcTACAAATGTTTCTACAGGCTTGTCAGGAGTGCTggatagccactatagccattTGGTATCTTATACAATATACCCTTCAGTTTAGACTAAACACTGTCAAAGTCTCTGTCACAATTATCgtcatagattaaaaaaaattataagaaATTACTAGAATGCAATgcgttttttgtgttttggtttaagTTACCTTGGTTAAGGTCTGTGAGTTAGTGAGACTCTCCGAGAGGCGGGGGTAAGTGTAGGAGCTGTATGGGTGGGCCTGGGGAGGGTTCTTGAAAGCCCCGCTGGCTGCATAAGGGACATTTGGCTCCTGCAGTCCAGAGCCTGACCGAGATCGCTGTCTAATAGCCGGCGTGGGGCTGGTCTGCGTCACATAGGAACTCTTGGGTCGCTTTTCGTATTCGTCCCGAAGGCCGCCGTAGCTCCACTCACTATCTGGGTAGTTAATCTGCTCACTGTGTAGCGAGGCACGAGATGGCGTGCCTACGGAAGTGTCCCGGTAGTCCTGGCTGGACGAGCCACCCACAGACGCCCGATAGTAGCCGCTGGAGCCCACACCACTGCCCACCGTGGAGGCCACCTCGTCGGCTGAGCGTCCTTTGCTCTCCAAGTAGGTGTGGTAGTCCGGGGGAAGCTTGCCATAGTCTGATTTTTGGGGCATGGCGTCCGGGTAGAAGGGGCTGCGTATTGGGTACGAGTGACCATTCTGCTTGGTGAATCGATAGTGCCTCCCAACTGCCCAGTCCCCATCTATAGACAAGCTTGGCTTGCTGGGATCAAGAGAAAAGTCCCTGCTGGAGGCGTCTAGGTCACAGGAGTAGCGGGAATAGTAATGATTGAATCCATTCTCCTCCGGGGCGTTGGGATGACCACTCCCGGAGGGTCTGGAGCTGCTTCCAGCTTGGTGGGGTCCTGGTGGGCTCTCTTTACGCAGGGAGTTGGAGCGCGTTACTGAGATGTTGTCAAAATCCTCCAACAGGCCGTTGATGGAAGCATCTTTGGGTGGCCGGTTCCCTCGAACAATGGTCTACGAGaagaacaaacacatttacacttaaCATACAAGAGAGTCTGCTGCCTGAGAGTTTAATGAAGGTAGCCCTGATACATTGGGTTGCAGTACATTTCCATTTCAGTACATCATTCCTGGCTGAAAGCTGAATGGGATGAATTGAAATTCCTGTTTAATCAACTTCAACTAAAGACATGTCAATTTTCAGGCCGGAATTTCAATTCATGTGTATCAGGGCTTTGTGACAAGTATGAAATTAATCATCACTTGCAATAAATGAACGCCGGTATTTGTCATCGGAAAGAAGTGCAGGCATCAGTCTTCACAACCACTAGTTGTTGCGAGTTGGGATGCAGCTTGAAAATGCATGGAGATAAATGGTGGGATACCTCAGATGCTAAAAGGAAACCAGTGGAAGATTGAAGGAACTAATTCCTGCTCCATTTCCCTCACAACAGATTAGCTTAATTTTCAGTGGGCTGATCAGAATACATTAATAGTCGTGACGTTTGGTTTAGCGCTTGTAAGTTGCATGAGCACACCAGCATGCGCTCGCACACAAACACgaagtgagaggagagagagggagagagagactgaacacacacatgctcacatctGCTTCAAAGCATAGGCAGCTTAAACATCAGGGGTGCTGCTTATCCCCTCCTACCTTGTGTTAAGCCCTTTACACGGATGTGTCGTGAGTCACAGGGAACTGGTGCTACAGCAGGACTCGCTGAAATACACTCTGTGCGCATGCATGATGTGCGCGCGACACGTATTGCCATTTTTCTGGTGTGGACTGTGAGGATTCACCATCACGAGAGACAAAGTTTTTATCTACCGGTCTCTCTACTACTTGGACATCACTGGAAAAGCTACATTAGAACAATAGAAACATGTTGCGTGACTGCTGAGGGCTGAGAGGAGGCTGAGTTGTTGGAGTTATTGTTTGAATAATTCTTACATAATTTCTTTGAGAGCTTTTTGTGGTGatcaaacaaaactgaaaaacttttttttgtatacgTGACTGTTTTTGTGATGCTGTCCTTGGATTATAGGCTTTAACTAGCCACAATCACAGTTGTTTCACAAATCCTTGTGCTTTTACATCACTACTTTCCATGTACATCATGAAAGTGCCCTCATGCTTTAGGTGTATGTGCACACTGATGATTTTCATGGTCTTAGTCAGTCAACTTTCAGCTCATTATCCACATCCGTTACCCACCCACCTGTCAATGCTAACTTATGTGGCTTTCACAAGCCTGCGGAAATTCCTTGAAATTCAAAAAATGATATTCCCCAGAATAACATAAAAGGATGGGGTTTGTTAAAGCTGTAGCATTCATGGAGTACAATGAAGCTGAACGGACTAACTGTAACTCAGCATGGCTGTTCCACAGTGACAGCACAGCTGTTTATTTCCCACTGGGGCAGCCATTGCTAGAAATGTACTGCACACACTCATCACCATGGGAGGAACTTTGGATACATTGCAATAGGGTATGTGGTGTAATGATGACCTGAACTAACCATGTTGtacttttctatttttactttAGAAATAAAATCCTCATTTTAATTTTGAGAAAGCTGGCAGTAGTAAACCCATTGTATTATTCACATGTATGTTTGGTGGTCTTTTCTACCTCCGAAGGTGTTTGGTGAACCTTACTCTTAGACCCGATGAATGTTACATCAGCAAGTTCTTTGACATTCTTTGACAGCACTCATGCCTTGTTGTCTGTCACATAACTGTCATACTTGTCTCCGCTGTAGTTCGTCCATGTCACATGTACTTAGGCAGTCTCAGAAAAGCTGGAATAATCATCAACTCTCAGCAACATTGTGCTGACACAAGGATTCATCTTAGCTACCTGCATCCAGTGACTGCAAACACACAGTCTTCCTCTCATCTCTCTGTCTCATGTATCTATGTGGCTCAAAGTATTACTGCCTATTATTaagaacactttttttgttcttttgtccCATAAAAGAAGGTCTGAATTTTGCCCCAAAATACCTTTCTGACAGAGGTGTTGACTGAGAGCTCATCAGGGAAATCATATCTCCCTTACCGCCTGATGGTTCCATATTGTTTCACATTTTCAGCCATGCCTGCTGCTGCCATAAACATTTGTACATCCCCTGGAGGATACatattaaaaggtcccatgatatgGTTCTCTTTGGttgcttttaaatagaccttagtggtcccctaatactgtatctgaagNNNNNNNNNNatagatcttagtggtcctctaatactgtatctgaaggcaCTTTTACATAGATCTTAgaggtcctctaatactgtatctgaagtctcttttatatagaccttagtgggtccactaatactgtatctgaaggctcttttatatagacttagtggtcccctaatactggatctgaagtctctttatatagaccttagtggtccctaatactgtatctgaaagtctcttttatatagaccttagtggtcccctaatactgtatctgaagtctctttcccaaagccttggtgcagaattcctgccactagagccagtcccacaatgagcatTTTTTTGTTGGGGGGGAAAGATGGAGTctggggggtgtggccttgaccaactgccgcTTTGCTTGTNNNNNNNNNNtgatgtctctctctcatgggtgggccaaattctctaggcgggcaaaaccgagaaatgggaggtaaccttgccccttgtgacctcataaaataataataataattattaataacatAACAAACAGCCTTTAATGACATTCTGCCAACAGTTTGCCCGTAATTACGGTTTAAACAATATGGCATGAAAGCGGCTTATTGctctgtgaaaataaaacaaaacaaaaagtcatacaGAACATGCTCATGGGGTATGAGATGCTATGGTAACTacattttttcctgttttaactttaacaatcttacacaattattttttatttctgactACTAGCTGAGTGCAGTTGTTTCAGACTAAAATAAAGTCACTGCACACGCCTTCATTATTAATAAGGCTATTTCATTTGCACACAATCTCACCCTTTTATTCTATTACTTGGTAaacctccccctccctctctaacACTCCAGTTGCTCTCCTCTGTTTGAGAGCTGTAGGCCGTTTGGTGCCGTGACCTGGAACCCAAGGTGAAACGGGCTGTAAAAGCAGCGAGTAAAGTCTAGCTGAGAGGCGGAGGCTGCAAGACGAATGGTCGGTCAGTGGAAATCTGTCATGCCTTGGACAGATGTTGCAGAGCATAAGGCGGGCCTGGGctgacataaaaaaatcatacactCGTGAAAAAAGTCACACAGGTCTGCTCTTCATGTTGTTAAGCTACATTTTCCTCTAAAATAATGTTCATGTCACATTAATgttgttaaaaataaacactCCTGCTGGAACTTTAATGAGAATTATTCGTACACGTCCTCTGAACTGTGCTGTGAATTTGTGAATGGCGCGCTTTGTGCGAAACCTAAAATGAGGCCAAGTCACATCACGTTACGCTACGTGGATGTCGGTGATTCCAAGCTAATTCAATTGGCATACAACAGTAGGGAGTGTCATTTATCTGATGAAACATCATTGCCATTTGGTTCATAATCAATAAGACTGTGTCAATGAGCGTGACAGGTACAGGGGCTAGAGAGAGCCGGAGAAAACAAGGCGGCGGATGAAACCGAGGAGATGCTGAGAGTgcagaggggagagggagacaaGGTTAATTGTGTGCCAAATCACTGTCGAATGGTCAGCATCAAGCCTGAAAATCTTTCCATTAATTTAGAATTAGGGGGCTGATACTGGCTtccgtaccccccccccttcctcctgtCCTTACAGCTCTGCGAGCTCTGTGCACGGGTCATGTTCTGTGGCGGCTGTGACAGCAGCCATATTTCACCGGCGTGCGGCGTTGGCCTGTCTTTTAGTGATAAGCTGTAATAGATCTACTCTTTCCACTTACTACGGCCTGTTCAAGGTAAgcacaggagaggagaggagaggagaggagaggagaggagaggagaggagaggagaattGGAAGATAATAGATGGAAGAAGAGCAGAGGAAATAGAAAGTATGTGTGGGAggagtgacaaaaacaaactagTCAGTGTGATGTAAAGCTAGCAGTAGAAAAGCAGAAGAGGACACTCTGAAAGCAGCTttgaaggaagagaaagaggaatcATATACAGAAAAGGATGGAGAAGGGGTGACGAGGGAAGGGAGGTAGGAAGTGTCGTAGAAAGGGAGCCATGAAAAATGAGGCTCTTTGGGAGATAAGGGGGGATTAACCTTGCTGGTAATAAAGGGAGGGTGTGATGGGAGGGTGGAGGGAGGACGGGTGGAGAAATAATTAATGAGCTTGCCCTTCCTGTGACTCCTAGCTGGAACCCTGGTATGGAGGCTACGCTTCACCAGCCAGCAGGGTCCCGGGACAGCTgagggctggaggaggaggaggaggaggaggaggaggaggaggaggagcggcTCTGCTTCTCTGCACTGCtgtttcatgttattttgaacCTCAACTGTTTTTTGGTCAGGGATCTGCCAAAAATACACTTCAATACAAACTTTAAtacttcaatacatttaaatgttttaactaaACCCTTCCTTATGGGTTGGAAGGCCCGcggccatgttaaaatacaaggaAACGTGTTGTCAGACTCTCCTGGAAGCATTCACCCTGGCTCCTTTCTCACCTCCACACAGCAGCTGACCAATCACGGCGTGAAGGGGGTGTAAACGTGGGATTATCGGTTTCTGAAAGTCACTGAACTGGTTGGAGAACAGGCACTCCCAACCCACATCTGCAAGGTGTGtgtttaaaatatgttaaataGAATTACCTGTCAAACTAAATACTGCttctcttttttgacatttttaaagataaCACTTGGAGAGTGTTATGCTTTGCAACAacttaaaaagtttttttattttttttattttttttttttacacatttttgtagTCCTGTTTAAGAAAATACATTATTCGGCGTATGAACACATACTCTCAG of the Etheostoma spectabile isolate EspeVRDwgs_2016 chromosome 18, UIUC_Espe_1.0, whole genome shotgun sequence genome contains:
- the pak5 gene encoding serine/threonine-protein kinase PAK 5 isoform X4; the protein is MFGKKKKRLEISAPSNFEHRVHTGFDPREQKFTGLPQQWQSLLADTANRPKPMVDPSYITPIQLAPMKTIVRGNRPPKDASINGLLEDFDNISVTRSNSLRKESPPGPHQAGSSSRPSGSGHPNAPEENGFNHYYSRYSCDLDASSRDFSLDPSKPSLSIDGDWAVGRHYRFTKQNGHSYPIRSPFYPDAMPQKSDYGKLPPDYHTYLESKGRSADEVASTVGSGVGSSGYYRASVGGSSSQDYRDTSVGTPSRASLHSEQINYPDSEWSYGGLRDEYEKRPKSSYVTQTSPTPAIRQRSRSGSGLQEPNVPYAASGAFKNPPQAHPYSSYTYPRLSESLTNSQTLTKGDYERPARDGSPQVTSGDTYPRGPLKQPQSHIKPPGYPPAHLPYPPVFHHYKPSPYHHPPSQPSPPYTPQGAYSQPSSPYIPPGAYPPPSWGSSSDTQPSRVSHEQFRAALQLVVNPGDPREYLDSFIKIGEGSTGIVCIASEKHSGKQVAVKKMDLRKQQRRELLFNEVVIMRDYHHENVVDMYNSYLVGDELWVVMEFLEGGALTDIVTHTRMNEEQIATVCLSVLRALSYLHTQGVIHRDIKSDSILLTSDGRIKLSDFGFCAQVSKEVPKRKSLVGTPYWMAPEVISRLPYGTEVDIWSLGIMVIEMVDGEPPYFNEPPLQAMRRIRDNLPPRLKESHKVSSVLRSFLDLMLVREPSQRATAQELLQHPFLKMSGPPSCIVPLMRHYRHR
- the pak5 gene encoding serine/threonine-protein kinase PAK 5 isoform X3, whose translation is MFGKKKKRLEISAPSNFEHRVHTGFDPREQKFTGLPQQWQSLLADTANRPKPMVDPSYITPIQLAPMKISPKKVRSSETPLPKTIVRGNRPPKDASINGLLEDFDNISVTRSNSLRKESPPGPHQAGSSSRPSGSGHPNAPEENGFNHYYSRYSCDLDASSRDFSLDPSKPSLSIDGDWAVGRHYRFTKQNGHSYPIRSPFYPDAMPQKSDYGKLPPDYHTYLESKGRSADEVASTVGSGVGSSGYYRASVGGSSSQDYRDTSVGTPSRASLHSEQINYPDSEWSYGGLRDEYEKRPKSSYVTQTSPTPAIRQRSRSGSGLQEPNVPYAASGAFKNPPQAHPYSSYTYPRLSESLTNSQTLTKGDYERPARDGSPQVTSGDTYPRGPLKQPQSHIKPPGYPPAHLPYPPVFHHYKPSPYHHPPSQPSPPYTPQGAYSQPSSPYIPPGAYPPPSWGSSSDTQPSRVSHEQFRAALQLVVNPGDPREYLDSFIKIGEGSTGIVCIASEKHSGKQVAVKKMDLRKQQRRELLFNEVVIMRDYHHENVVDMYNSYLVGDELWVVMEFLEGGALTDIVTHTRMNEEQIATVCLSVLRALSYLHTQGVIHRDIKSDSILLTSDGRIKLSDFGFCAQVSKEVPKRKSLVGTPYWMAPEVISRLPYGTEVDIWSLGIMVIEMVDGEPPYFNEPPLQAMRRIRDNLPPRLKESHKVSSVLRSFLDLMLVREPSQRATAQELLQHPFLKMSGPPSCIVPLMRHYRHR
- the pak5 gene encoding serine/threonine-protein kinase PAK 5 isoform X1, which codes for MAHPEHFDWLKEGFLPGLPGFSSMFGKKKKRLEISAPSNFEHRVHTGFDPREQKFTGLPQQWQSLLADTANRPKPMVDPSYITPIQLAPMKISPKKVRSSETPLPKTIVRGNRPPKDASINGLLEDFDNISVTRSNSLRKESPPGPHQAGSSSRPSGSGHPNAPEENGFNHYYSRYSCDLDASSRDFSLDPSKPSLSIDGDWAVGRHYRFTKQNGHSYPIRSPFYPDAMPQKSDYGKLPPDYHTYLESKGRSADEVASTVGSGVGSSGYYRASVGGSSSQDYRDTSVGTPSRASLHSEQINYPDSEWSYGGLRDEYEKRPKSSYVTQTSPTPAIRQRSRSGSGLQEPNVPYAASGAFKNPPQAHPYSSYTYPRLSESLTNSQTLTKGDYERPARDGSPQVTSGDTYPRGPLKQPQSHIKPPGYPPAHLPYPPVFHHYKPSPYHHPPSQPSPPYTPQGAYSQPSSPYIPPGAYPPPSWGSSSDTQPSRVSHEQFRAALQLVVNPGDPREYLDSFIKIGEGSTGIVCIASEKHSGKQVAVKKMDLRKQQRRELLFNEVVIMRDYHHENVVDMYNSYLVGDELWVVMEFLEGGALTDIVTHTRMNEEQIATVCLSVLRALSYLHTQGVIHRDIKSDSILLTSDGRIKLSDFGFCAQVSKEVPKRKSLVGTPYWMAPEVISRLPYGTEVDIWSLGIMVIEMVDGEPPYFNEPPLQAMRRIRDNLPPRLKESHKVSSVLRSFLDLMLVREPSQRATAQELLQHPFLKMSGPPSCIVPLMRHYRHR